In a single window of the Equus quagga isolate Etosha38 chromosome 7, UCLA_HA_Equagga_1.0, whole genome shotgun sequence genome:
- the ZNF597 gene encoding zinc finger protein 597, whose amino-acid sequence MASTLPVVEAQGPMLFEDLAVYFSQEECVSLHPAQRSLSRDATQECFEDMALIGGEGKTDINQQVNVESMGREELALEKYSIAVPLVCYPEESSENGVGNLERKISGGTSACKKRFISLLVTIENHTPLIELSQCLGTRALSEILECPGEEAKNSFKCPECDQSFSDNSHLVLHQKTHLGEKKYTCSDCGKIFNHRANLRTHRRIHTGEKPYQCAECGSSFRQHSHLSRHMNTHKKEKPYTCGICGRGFMWLPGLAQHQKTHAAKKAYECTNCGKHFGRKANLALREKMHSSATQYRSTQCVKCFRQPSHPALPEKGHKDDSEYCSDCRENLLSFSKFKPLKCPECAMTFLRISELISHQSIHRGEKPHTCKTCAKSFILGSELACHQKSHTGEEPFRCTRCGKSFRLNTHLVTHQRTHTKNTM is encoded by the exons ATGGCGTCCACCCTCCCAGTAGTGGAGGCCCAG GGACCAATGCTGTTTGAGGATCTGGCTGTGTATTTTTCTCAAGAGGAGTGTGTGAGTCTGCACCCTGCCCAGAGGTCCCTCAGCAGAGATGCCACACAGGAGTGTTTCGAGGATATGGCCTTGATAG GAGGGGAAGGCAAGACTGACATTAATCAGCAGGTAAATGTAGAATCTATGGGACGTGAAGAGCTTGCCCTAGAAAAGTACTCCATTGCCGTGCCCCTTGTCTGTTACCCAGAAGAATCCTCTGAGAATGGAGTTGGAAACcttgaaaggaaaatatcagGTGGAACTTCTGCTTGCAAGAAAAGGTTCATAAGCCTTTTAGTTACCATTGAAAACCATACCCCATTAATAGAACTATCTCAATGTTTAGGAACCAGAGCACTTTCTGAAATTCTTGAATGTCCTGGGGAAGAAGCCAAAAATTCCTTCAAGTGTCCTGAATGTGACCAAAGCTTCAGTGATAATTCACACCTTGTTTTGCATCAGAAAACgcatttgggagagaaaaagtaTACATGTAGTGACTGTGGGAAGATTTTCAATCATAGAGCCAACCTGAGGACACACAGGAGAATCCATACTGGCGAGAAGCCTTATCAGTGTGCTGAATGCGGCAGCAGCTTCCGCCAACACTCGCATCTGTCTCGGCACATGAATACCCACAAGAAGGAGAAGCCCTACACATGTGGCATATGTGGGAGAGGTTTTATGTGGCTCCCAGGATTGGCACAACATCAGAAAACCCACGCTGCCAAAAAAGCCTATGAATGTACTAACTGTGGTAAACATTTTGGTCGGAAAGCAAATCTTGCTTTGCGTGAGAAAATGCACTCATCAGCCACCCAGTACCGGTCCACTCAGTGTGTGAAATGCTTCAGGCAGCCTTCACACCCTGCCCTCCCTGAGAAGGGCCACAAGGATGATTCTGAATACTGTAGTGATTGTAGGGAAAATTTGCTTTCATTCTCAAAATTCAAACCCTTAAAATGTCCTGAGTGTGCAATGACCTTTCTTCGTATTTCTGAGCTTATTTCCCATCAGAGCATTCATAGAGGGGAAAAGCCCCATACATGCAAAACATGtgcaaaaagttttattttgggCTCAGAGCTTGCATGCCACCAGAAGAGCCACACAGGAGAGGAACCTTTTAGATGTACCAGGTGTGGGAAAAGTTTCAGGTTGAATACGCATCTCGTTACTCATCAGCGAACCCATACAAAAAACACCATGTAA